Proteins co-encoded in one Kocuria flava genomic window:
- a CDS encoding mannitol-1-phosphate 5-dehydrogenase translates to MKQAVHFGAGNIGRGFVGLLLHEAGYGLVFADVAEPLVDALRSTPRYTVHEVGAGGRDHVVGDYTAVHSAAEPEELTARLAAADVVTTAVGPSVLRFVAPAIAAGLAARPAGEPRQAVMACENAINATDLLEEQVRAAAREHGLDDAAVDARAVFANTAVDRIVPDQAPGGGLDVRVEPYYEWAVESGPFGEALPQIPGITWVPALAPYIERKLFTVNTGHAAAAYLGRAAGRRTIAEALADPEVRAGVEAVLAETSALLVAKHGFDAAEHERYVGKILARFANDALPDTVERVGRAPLRKLGRHERFVGPAAELAERGLGTEALQRAMAAALRFDAPSDPEAVRLGELLEHRGAAEAAREITGLDPQHPLFPRLEALVAEAARERRG, encoded by the coding sequence ATGAAACAGGCCGTGCACTTCGGCGCCGGGAACATCGGCCGCGGCTTCGTCGGCCTGCTGCTGCACGAGGCCGGCTACGGCCTCGTCTTCGCCGACGTGGCCGAGCCCCTCGTCGACGCCCTCCGGAGCACCCCCCGGTACACGGTGCACGAGGTCGGCGCGGGCGGGCGGGACCACGTCGTCGGCGACTACACGGCCGTGCACTCCGCCGCGGAGCCCGAGGAGCTCACGGCGCGGCTGGCCGCGGCCGACGTCGTCACGACCGCCGTGGGCCCGAGCGTGCTGCGCTTCGTGGCCCCGGCGATCGCCGCGGGCCTGGCCGCGCGCCCGGCCGGGGAGCCCCGCCAGGCCGTGATGGCGTGCGAGAACGCGATCAACGCCACGGACCTGCTCGAGGAGCAGGTCCGCGCCGCGGCGCGCGAGCACGGCCTCGACGACGCCGCCGTCGACGCCCGGGCCGTCTTCGCCAACACGGCGGTGGACCGGATCGTGCCCGACCAGGCCCCCGGCGGCGGGCTCGACGTGCGCGTGGAGCCCTACTACGAGTGGGCCGTCGAGTCCGGGCCCTTCGGGGAGGCCCTGCCGCAGATCCCCGGGATCACCTGGGTGCCGGCACTGGCGCCCTACATCGAGCGCAAGCTCTTCACGGTGAACACCGGCCACGCCGCGGCCGCCTACCTCGGCCGGGCCGCCGGCCGGCGCACGATCGCGGAGGCGCTGGCCGACCCGGAGGTGCGGGCGGGGGTCGAGGCCGTGCTGGCGGAGACCTCGGCCCTGCTCGTCGCCAAGCACGGCTTCGACGCCGCCGAGCACGAGCGCTACGTGGGCAAGATCCTCGCCCGCTTCGCCAACGACGCCCTGCCCGACACGGTCGAGCGGGTGGGCCGGGCGCCCCTGCGCAAGCTCGGCCGGCACGAGCGCTTCGTCGGCCCCGCCGCGGAGCTGGCCGAGCGCGGACTGGGCACCGAGGCCCTCCAGCGGGCGATGGCCGCGGCCCTGCGCTTCGACGCCCCCTCGGACCCCGAGGCGGTCCGCCTGGGGGAGCTGCTCGAGCACCGCGGGGCGGCCGAGGCCGCGCGCGAGATCACGGGGCTGGACCCGCAGCACCCGCTCTTCCCGCGCCTCGAGGCGCTCGTGGCCGAGGCCGCCCGGGAGCGCCGGGGCTGA
- the coaA gene encoding type I pantothenate kinase codes for MSTHALQHRVSPFVELDRQTWSRLADAIDVPLSSQEIENLRGLGDHLDVEEVREVYLPLSRLLTLYDASSNRLNASTNAFLGEEHARTPFVIGIAGSVAAGKSTTARLLRELLSRWPSTPNVQLVTTDGFLHPNAELHRRGLMERKGFPESYDRRALLRFVAEIKSGAPEVRAPRYSHHSYDIVPGEEVVVTRPDVVIVEGLNVLAPAKVRPGDRAALALSDFFDFSIYVDARTADIERWYVERFQALRSSAFSDPGSYFHRYAALSDDEAEATALGIWRRINEPNLVENVLPTRGRARLILSKGPDHSVRRVLLRKN; via the coding sequence ATGAGCACCCACGCCCTCCAGCACCGAGTCTCGCCGTTCGTGGAGCTCGACCGGCAGACCTGGTCGAGGCTCGCGGACGCGATCGACGTCCCCCTGTCCTCACAGGAGATCGAGAACCTGCGCGGCCTCGGCGACCACCTCGACGTGGAGGAGGTCCGGGAGGTCTACCTGCCGCTGTCCCGGCTGCTCACCCTCTACGACGCCTCCTCGAACCGGCTCAACGCCTCCACGAACGCGTTCCTCGGCGAGGAGCACGCGCGCACCCCGTTCGTCATCGGCATCGCCGGGTCCGTGGCCGCGGGCAAGTCCACGACGGCGCGCCTGCTGCGCGAGCTGCTCTCCCGCTGGCCCTCCACCCCGAACGTGCAGCTCGTGACCACCGACGGGTTCCTCCACCCCAACGCGGAGCTGCACCGCCGCGGGCTGATGGAGCGCAAGGGCTTCCCCGAGTCCTACGACCGGCGGGCGCTGCTGCGCTTCGTCGCGGAGATCAAGTCCGGGGCCCCGGAGGTGCGCGCCCCGCGCTACTCCCACCACAGCTACGACATCGTCCCCGGCGAGGAGGTCGTGGTGACCCGCCCCGACGTGGTCATCGTGGAGGGGCTCAACGTGCTCGCCCCCGCGAAGGTGCGGCCGGGCGACCGGGCGGCCCTCGCCCTGAGCGACTTCTTCGACTTCTCGATCTACGTCGACGCCCGCACGGCCGACATCGAGCGCTGGTACGTGGAGCGATTCCAGGCCCTGCGCTCCTCGGCCTTCTCCGACCCCGGCTCCTACTTCCACCGCTACGCGGCCCTCTCCGACGACGAGGCCGAGGCCACGGCGCTGGGGATCTGGCGGCGGATCAACGAGCCGAACCTCGTCGAGAACGTGCTGCCCACCCGCGGCCGGGCCCGCCTGATCCTCTCCAAGGGCCCCGACCACTCGGTGCGCCGCGTGCTGCTGCGCAAGAACTGA
- a CDS encoding PTS mannitol transporter subunit IICBA: MATTATTTEPGAGGSSRGTAARAHVQRFGTFLSGMIMPNIGAFIAWGLITAFFIEAGFTPYGPLGGFGTDAEGAPHTGLVGPMITYLLPLLIAYTGGRMVYDVRGGVVGAIATMGVIVGADIPMFIGAMLMGPATAWLMKRIDAIWDGKIKPGFEMLVNNFSAGIFAGIMAIVGFFVIGPAVLVFSNAAAAAVEFLVDRGLLPLTSILIEPAKVLFLNNAINHGILTPLGTAQALEQGKSILFLLEANPGPGLGILLAYMVFGRGTARASAPGAALIHFFGGIHEIYFPYVLMKPALILAAIAGGATGIFTLTIFDAGLRAPAAPGSIIAVLAQTASDSYVGVVLAVVAATAVSFLVASVILKASGDKGEGDLTEATARMEGMKGRKSSVSSSLVGTSGGADAAGEHDLDAGEPVRRIVFACDAGMGSSAMGASVLRNKVRSAGFEDVTVTNAAIANLTDDFDIVVTHQDLATRARPKVPSASVVTVDNFMGSPRYDEIVEAVRRRNVDGADGAPAGATAGAAGPAGTTTAAAARADGPARETGAEAEPVLTRERIVMDGGARSAAQAIDEAGGLLVAAGAVDDAYVASMHEREESVSTFMGNGLAIPHGTNDAKDSILRSALSVVRYTEPVDWNGKPVTWVIGIAGKDKEHLGMLAKIARIFSSKEQVARLNEARTADEVLEILGKVNS; the protein is encoded by the coding sequence ATGGCCACGACAGCGACGACGACGGAGCCCGGCGCGGGCGGCAGCTCCAGGGGCACGGCGGCCCGGGCGCACGTGCAGCGCTTCGGCACCTTCCTCTCCGGGATGATCATGCCCAACATCGGGGCGTTCATCGCCTGGGGCCTGATCACCGCCTTCTTCATCGAGGCGGGCTTCACCCCCTACGGCCCCCTGGGCGGGTTCGGCACCGACGCCGAGGGCGCCCCGCACACCGGGCTCGTGGGCCCGATGATCACCTACCTGCTGCCCCTGCTGATCGCCTACACCGGCGGACGGATGGTCTACGACGTGCGCGGCGGCGTCGTGGGCGCGATCGCCACGATGGGCGTGATCGTGGGCGCCGACATCCCGATGTTCATCGGGGCGATGCTCATGGGCCCGGCCACGGCGTGGCTGATGAAGCGGATCGACGCCATCTGGGACGGGAAGATCAAGCCCGGCTTCGAGATGCTGGTCAACAACTTCTCCGCCGGGATCTTCGCCGGGATCATGGCGATCGTCGGGTTCTTCGTCATCGGCCCGGCGGTGCTGGTGTTCTCCAACGCCGCCGCGGCCGCGGTGGAGTTCCTGGTGGACCGGGGGCTGCTGCCGCTGACCTCGATCCTGATCGAGCCGGCGAAGGTGCTGTTCCTCAACAACGCGATCAACCACGGCATCCTCACCCCGCTGGGCACCGCCCAGGCCCTGGAGCAGGGCAAGTCCATCCTCTTCCTGCTCGAGGCCAACCCGGGCCCGGGCCTGGGGATCCTGCTGGCCTACATGGTCTTCGGCCGCGGGACCGCACGGGCCTCGGCCCCGGGGGCGGCCCTGATCCACTTCTTCGGCGGCATCCACGAGATCTACTTCCCCTACGTGCTCATGAAGCCGGCCCTGATCCTGGCCGCCATCGCCGGCGGCGCGACGGGGATCTTCACCCTGACGATCTTCGACGCGGGCCTGCGCGCCCCGGCCGCGCCCGGGTCGATCATCGCGGTGCTGGCCCAGACGGCCTCGGACTCCTACGTGGGCGTGGTCCTGGCCGTCGTCGCGGCCACGGCCGTGTCCTTCCTCGTGGCCTCCGTGATCCTCAAGGCCTCCGGGGACAAGGGCGAGGGCGACCTCACCGAGGCGACCGCGCGGATGGAGGGGATGAAGGGGCGGAAGAGCTCGGTCTCCTCCTCCCTCGTCGGCACCAGCGGCGGCGCCGACGCCGCCGGCGAGCACGACCTCGACGCGGGGGAGCCCGTGCGCCGCATCGTCTTCGCGTGCGACGCCGGGATGGGCTCCTCGGCGATGGGCGCCTCCGTGCTGCGCAACAAGGTCCGGTCGGCGGGCTTCGAGGACGTGACGGTCACCAACGCGGCGATCGCCAACCTCACCGACGACTTCGACATCGTGGTCACCCACCAGGACCTCGCCACCCGGGCCCGGCCCAAGGTCCCGAGCGCGTCCGTGGTCACGGTCGACAACTTCATGGGCAGCCCCCGCTACGACGAGATCGTCGAGGCGGTGCGCCGGCGCAACGTCGACGGCGCGGACGGCGCCCCCGCCGGGGCGACGGCAGGGGCGGCGGGCCCGGCGGGGACGACGACGGCCGCGGCAGCACGGGCGGACGGACCGGCCCGGGAGACCGGGGCGGAGGCCGAGCCCGTGCTGACCCGCGAGCGGATCGTCATGGACGGCGGGGCGCGCAGCGCCGCGCAGGCCATCGACGAGGCCGGCGGGCTGCTCGTGGCCGCCGGGGCCGTGGACGACGCCTACGTGGCCTCGATGCACGAGCGCGAGGAGTCGGTGTCCACCTTCATGGGCAACGGTCTGGCGATCCCGCACGGGACCAACGACGCGAAGGACTCCATCCTCCGCTCCGCCCTGTCGGTGGTGCGCTACACCGAGCCGGTGGACTGGAACGGCAAGCCCGTCACCTGGGTGATCGGCATCGCGGGCAAGGACAAGGAGCATCTGGGCATGCTCGCCAAGATCGCCCGGATCTTCAGCAGCAAGGAGCAGGTCGCGCGCCTGAACGAGGCGCGCACCGCGGACGAGGTCCTCGAGATCCTCGGGAAGGTGAACTCATGA
- the glmS gene encoding glutamine--fructose-6-phosphate transaminase (isomerizing), with protein MCGIVGYVGPASPSAETSHGALDVLVEGLRRLEYRGYDSAGVAVVADGAIGHRKKAGKLANLEEELRRDPLPASATGIGHTRWATHGGPTDLNAHPHVVDGGRLAVIHNGIIENFAELKQELAEKGHAFTSETDTEVAAALLAETYNDLGDQDLVAAVQATARRLEGAFTILAVHVDHPGRVVAARRNSPLVLGLGEGENFLGSDVSGFIDHTRRAVELGQDQVVSITAEGYEITDFEGRPAEGKPFEVLWDAAAAEKGGFPSFMEKEINEQPMAVEQTLMGRTDPEGNLVLDELKIDESVLRAVDKIVVVACGTAAYAGQVARYAIEHWCRIPTEVELAHEFRYRDPIVDERTLVVALSQSGETMDTLMAVRHAQEQGAKVVAICNTNGSTIPREADAALYTHAGPEIAVASTKAFLAQITAAYLLGLYLAQLRGNKYKDEIAGILAELEAMPAKIQAVIDTQDQVKSLAQQMKDAASVLFLGRHVGYPVALEGALKLKEIAYIHAEGFAAGELKHGPIALIEEGQPVFVIVPSPRGRDSLHAKVVSNIQEIRARGAVTIVIAEEGDEAVADYANHVFRVPQAPTLLQPLLATVPLQIFACELATAKGYDVDQPRNLAKSVTVE; from the coding sequence ATGTGTGGAATCGTTGGATATGTGGGCCCGGCCTCCCCCTCGGCCGAGACCTCGCACGGCGCCCTGGACGTCCTCGTGGAGGGCCTGCGCCGGCTGGAGTACCGCGGCTACGACTCGGCCGGCGTCGCCGTCGTGGCGGACGGTGCGATCGGCCACCGCAAGAAGGCCGGCAAGCTGGCCAACCTCGAGGAGGAGCTGCGCCGCGACCCGCTGCCCGCCTCCGCCACGGGCATCGGCCACACCCGGTGGGCGACCCACGGCGGGCCCACCGACCTCAACGCCCACCCGCACGTCGTCGACGGCGGCCGGCTGGCCGTGATCCACAACGGGATCATCGAGAACTTCGCCGAGCTCAAGCAGGAGCTCGCCGAGAAGGGCCACGCCTTCACCTCGGAGACGGACACCGAGGTCGCCGCCGCGCTGCTCGCGGAGACCTACAACGACCTCGGCGACCAGGATCTCGTGGCCGCCGTCCAGGCCACGGCCCGCCGGCTCGAGGGCGCCTTCACGATCCTCGCCGTGCACGTCGACCATCCCGGCCGCGTCGTGGCCGCCCGCCGCAACTCCCCGCTCGTGCTCGGGTTGGGGGAGGGCGAGAACTTCCTCGGCTCGGACGTCTCCGGGTTCATCGACCACACCCGCCGCGCGGTGGAGCTCGGCCAGGACCAGGTCGTGTCGATCACCGCCGAGGGCTACGAGATCACCGACTTCGAGGGCCGGCCCGCCGAGGGCAAGCCCTTCGAGGTGCTGTGGGACGCCGCCGCCGCCGAGAAGGGCGGCTTCCCCTCCTTCATGGAGAAGGAGATCAACGAGCAGCCCATGGCCGTGGAGCAGACCCTCATGGGCCGCACCGACCCCGAGGGGAACCTGGTCCTCGACGAGCTGAAGATCGACGAGTCCGTGCTGCGCGCGGTGGACAAGATCGTCGTCGTCGCCTGCGGCACCGCCGCCTACGCGGGCCAGGTCGCCCGCTACGCGATCGAGCACTGGTGCCGGATCCCCACCGAGGTCGAGCTGGCCCACGAGTTCCGCTACCGCGACCCCATCGTCGACGAGCGCACCCTCGTGGTGGCCCTCTCCCAGTCGGGGGAGACCATGGACACCCTCATGGCGGTCCGGCACGCCCAGGAGCAGGGCGCGAAGGTCGTGGCGATCTGCAACACCAATGGCTCGACCATCCCCCGGGAGGCCGACGCGGCGCTGTACACCCACGCCGGCCCGGAGATCGCGGTCGCCTCGACCAAGGCGTTCCTCGCCCAGATCACCGCCGCCTACCTCCTGGGCCTCTACCTGGCCCAGCTGCGCGGGAACAAGTACAAGGACGAGATCGCGGGCATCCTCGCCGAGCTCGAGGCGATGCCGGCGAAGATCCAGGCCGTCATCGACACCCAGGACCAGGTCAAGTCCCTGGCCCAGCAGATGAAGGACGCCGCCTCGGTGCTCTTCCTCGGCCGCCACGTGGGCTACCCGGTCGCGCTCGAGGGCGCGCTGAAGCTCAAGGAGATCGCCTACATCCACGCGGAGGGCTTCGCGGCCGGCGAGCTCAAGCACGGGCCCATCGCCCTGATCGAGGAGGGCCAGCCGGTCTTCGTGATCGTGCCCTCCCCGCGGGGCCGCGACTCCCTGCACGCCAAGGTCGTCTCCAACATCCAGGAGATCCGCGCCCGCGGCGCGGTGACCATCGTGATCGCCGAGGAGGGGGACGAGGCCGTCGCGGACTACGCCAACCACGTCTTCCGCGTCCCGCAGGCCCCGACGCTGCTCCAGCCGCTGCTGGCCACGGTCCCGCTGCAGATCTTCGCCTGCGAGCTGGCCACCGCCAAGGGCTACGACGTCGACCAGCCGCGCAACCTCGCGAAGTCCGTCACCGTCGAGTAG